The nucleotide window GGAGAACGCTGCCGACAACGCCGGAGTCAGCAGGACCGTCAGCGCCGGCAGGAGCGAGACGATCAGTCCGCCGGTCGCAATCGCGAAAATGATAAACATGACGAGCAGCCCTGTGGCCGCCGGCGTCAGAAAGGACAGGAGTGCGATGGCGGACCAGGCTAGAACGGCAAAGGCGCCGAGAGCGGCGTTGTCCATGAGCCAATCAAGCTGAGACCCGCTCCCGCCGGCGGTGGTGAACAGGCCGATGATCAGGTTTGCCACCGCAATGGCGATTGCCTGCGAGGTGGAACCGACGATGTAGCCGGTCACGGCTTGTGGGCCTGAGACGGGCATGAGCCGATGCGACTGGATCATGCCGGAGGTCAAGTCCTTGCGGATGGAATTGCGGACGGCATTGCCGCCGACCAGCACCAGGGTGACTGCCTGAAGCACGATAAGCACATCGGTACATCTGTCGAGGCTCCATGCCCGGTCCGATGGGCTGCTTCGCAACGCGAGCAGGATGACGGTCGCCGCCAGGATAACATAAGCGGCAACAGTCAAGGCGATGTTCCGGCCGCCGCCCCGGATCTTGTAGTGAGCCCAACTCAGTGCCCCGCCGAACATCACCTCCGCTCCTTTCAGTCGACCTGCCTGATGCCGGTTCGCAGGTAGGCTTCTTCCAGATCCGGCGTGTTGGGTGCAAACGAGGCCACAGGCAATTTCAGCCTGATCAACTGGAGCAGAAGCCCGGCTGCGTCTTCACGATGACGACTGAACTCGACGATGAAACGGTCGCCGTCCACTTCAACCGCTCCGATTCCCTCGATTTGTGACAGGCGGTCCTTCAGGTCGGGCACCGGCCTCACCAGTATCACGGTGTAGCGGCCGGTTTCGCCGTTTCCGGCATTGGCCACCTGCTCGACCGTGCCGTGTTGCACGATGGAGCCGTGAGCCATGATCGCGATGTGGGTGCAATACTCATTGAGGTCGGCCAGAATGTGCGAGGAGACGATCAGCGCCTTGCCCTGGTGACGGAGGCTGCATAGCAGTCGGCGAAACTGGGCGCGCCCTGCCGGGTCAAGTCCGGCGGCCGGCTCATCCAGCAAGACCACCGACGGGTTGGGCAACAGCGTGCGAGCGATTCCGACGCGCTGTCGCATGCCTCGCGAGAGCTCTTTGATCTTCTGG belongs to Phycisphaerae bacterium and includes:
- a CDS encoding ABC transporter ATP-binding protein gives rise to the protein MVATADNEDVLARVDRVRVQFGSLVAVRDVSLTLRPGYLVGLIGPNGAGKTTLLRAIAGLQPLSTGRIEVLAERVEPGWVGYKHHIGFTPDTPWLFDQLTVREFLRFIAKGYHISPETVDERIDFWLDQVWLTEKQNQKIKELSRGMRQRVGIARTLLPNPSVVLLDEPAAGLDPAGRAQFRRLLCSLRHQGKALIVSSHILADLNEYCTHIAIMAHGSIVQHGTVEQVANAGNGETGRYTVILVRPVPDLKDRLSQIEGIGAVEVDGDRFIVEFSRHREDAAGLLLQLIRLKLPVASFAPNTPDLEEAYLRTGIRQVD